From Ischnura elegans chromosome 13 unlocalized genomic scaffold, ioIscEleg1.1 SUPER_13_unloc_1, whole genome shotgun sequence, a single genomic window includes:
- the LOC124172242 gene encoding uncharacterized protein LOC124172242, with protein MANYVGASNTVEFVEERLLNGLFTGSLLQHKELLDSLKDVDAMVIKQSTLLHVGVRFGKVDWVEELLARGADPGLKDESQLNALSSAEEMVRQFPEDLDRSQVLNLVRLVHRRDQVLRRHLELSYSRGTAHTTSVTGQDRDIAYLKSSMDALRQEMKSLVCQLTSSLEELKGRACGRDELSCIEEAVLSTAEEVMSMEFGPGGRSVVSKLSSDLAKARQECVDAMMFKTEIVYGDGVEFMRRLYERLYDEDECTACVLKYLSGDDRVKVLVDCEFSRIGRMKDKVVDLGGTQRKGNDWYSFCDLEAETVYLGAKICSGYSEKEEGAKLARALSQLSLKLDFGNGGRPYGQDAEQECEWMMALLEVEEESKRGRELHRWIIYALNQKTQFARVCHLAAAVPGIITFHGSTAGRAILQEQARLLFSVYAKYVVPALLVKARR; from the exons ATGGCAAACTACGTTGGTGCTAGCAACACTGTGGAGTTTGTCGAGGAGAGGCTCTTGAATGGATTGTTCACTGGTTCATTACTCCAGCATAAAGAGCTGCTGGACAGTCTGAAAGACGTGGATGCCATGGTAATAAAGCAGAGTACTCTTTTGCATGTTGGAGTCAGATTTGGTAAGGTGGATTGGGTGGAGGAGTTATTGGCAAGAGGGGCGGACCCAGGCCTAAAGGATGAGAGTCAATTGAATGCACTATCTTCAGCAGAGGAGATGGTTCGACAGTTTCCCGAGGACCTTGACCGATCGCAAGTTCTTAATTTGGTTAGATTGGTACACCGGAGAGACCAGGTGCTGAGGCGTCACCTTGAATTATCTTACAGTAGGGGTACTGCCCACACAACATCCGTGACTGGGCAAGATCGGGATATTGCATATCTGAAGTCCTCTATGGACGCCTTGCGGCAAGAGATGAAGTCTCTTGTGTGTCAGCTGACCTCCTCCTTGGAGGAACTCAAGGGGCGGGCATGTGGACGTGATGAACTGAGTTGTATAGAAGAGGCAGTGCTCTCAACTGCAGAGGAGGTGATGTCAATGGAGTTTGGCCCAGGAGGGAGGTCTGTGGTGAGTAAGCTTTCGTCTGATCTGGCCAAAGCTAGGCAGGAATGCGTGGATGCCATGATGTTCAAGACTGAGATAGTGTACGGCGATGGAGTAGAGTTTATGCGTAGGttgtatgagagactgtatgatgaAGACGAGTGCACTGCTTGTGTATTGAAGTATCTGAGTGGGGATGACAGGGTGAAGGTTTTGGTGGACTGTGAGTTTAGTCGCATCGGAAGGATGAAGGATAAGGTTGTGGACTTGGGTGGGACTCAGAGGAAAGGGAATGATTGGTATTCGTTTTGTGATTTGGAGGCTGAAACTGTTTATTTAGGTGCGAAGATTTGTTCGGGTTACAGTGAGAAGGAGGAAGGCGCCAAGTTAGCTCGGGCCTTATCCCAGTTATCTCTGAAGTTGGATTTTGGCAACGGGGGGAGGCCATATGGGCAGGATGCAGAACAGGAGTGTGAGTGGATGATGGCTCTattggaggtggaggaggagagtAAGAGGGGAAGGGAATTACATCGGTGGATCATTTATGCATTGAATCAGAAGACGCAGTTTGCGAGGGTATGTCACCTTGCAGCCGCAGTACCTGGGATTATCACATTTCATGGATCAACGGCAGGAAGAGCTATTCTGCAGGAACAGGCCCGTCTCCTCTTCTCAGTCTACGCTAAGTATGTGGTACCAGCGCTGCTAGTTAAGGCAAGA AGATGA